From Glycine max cultivar Williams 82 chromosome 11, Glycine_max_v4.0, whole genome shotgun sequence, the proteins below share one genomic window:
- the LOC100781321 gene encoding NAC domain-containing protein 90 codes for MEDHPPGFRFFPTEEELVGFYLHNKLEGQRNAIAIDRVIPVIDFNGVEPWNLPTFAGELCRGDTEQWFFFSPGQEREARGGRPSRTTACGYWKATGSPGYVYSSDNKVIGVKKSMVFYKGKAPMGRKTKWKMNEYRAIHIPNQSTPQLRWEFSLCRVYVISGSFRAFDRRPLEKDGSESRAKVDGLCSSEISHFEGLHGSHSQMLEVRESSSTNWDVNNNNNDKSNNEVQLQEPLWELEWEQFNWL; via the exons atggaAGATCATCCACCTGGGTTTCGTTTCTTCCCAACAGAAGAAGAGCTTGTTGGCTTCTACCTACACAACAAGCTAGAAGGCCAAAGAAATGCCATAGCCATAGACAGAGTTATCCCAGTTATTGACTTCAATGGCGTTGAGCCTTGGAACCTTCCAA CATTTGCTGGGGAGCTTTGTCGTGGAGACACGGAGCAATGGTTTTTCTTTTCGCCCGGTCAAGAGAGGGAAGCCAGGGGAGGGAGACCCAGCAGAACCACAGCTTGTGGGTATTGGAAAGCAACAGGTTCTCCTGGCTATGTTTACTCTTCTGATAACAAAGTCATTGGAGTGAAGAAATCCATGGTGTTCTACAAAGGGAAGGCCCCTATGGGAAGAAAAACCAAATGGAAGATGAATGAGTACAGAGCTATTCATATCCCTAACCAATCCACCcctcag TTGAGATGGGAATTCAGCTTGTGTCGGGTGTATGTCATATCGGGGAGCTTTCGAGCATTTGATCGACGACCATTAGAGAAAGATGGATCAGAATCACGTGCAAAAGTGGATGGATTGTGTTCTTCTGAAATTTCACACTTCGAGGGACTCCATGGCTCACACTCTCAGATGCTAGAAGTTAGAGAATCAAGTAGCACAAATTGGGatgtgaataataataataatgataaaagtAATAATGAGGTCCAACTCCAAGAACCGTTGTGGGAATTGGAATGGGAACAATTTAATTGGCTCTAA